Below is a window of Longimicrobium sp. DNA.
CGTCCAGCGAGGTGCGCCCGGCCCAGATGCGCTCGCAGCTGTCGCACACGCCGCAGGGCTCGCCCTCGTCCGTGCGGTCGGGGCAGTTGAGCGCCATGGCCAGCACGCGCGCCAGCGTGGTCTTGCCCACGCCGCGCGGGCCGCAGAACAGGTAGGCGTGCGCCACGCGGTCGCGCTGCACGGCCGAGCGAAGCGTCTCTGAAACGTGCTCCTGCGTCGCCACTTCGCTGAACTGGCGCGGGCGGTATCTGCGTGCGAGTGCGGTGCGGGACACGGAACTGCCGGGGAACGCGGGGGATCGGCTGCGACGACGACGAATATAGCCGCGTGCCCCCCTCCCCTCAACGGCGGCGACGCTGGGATGCGGAACGTGGCGGCTCGCGTCGGAGGCCGCAGTTCCGGAACTTGGTTGATGCCGCTCGAGAGGACGACGGCGAAGCGGCGAAGAAGCTTGACTGCGCTACAAATGCGCCCTAGCGTCCGACTTTGAGTGAGGACCTTGGGCCAACTGTTTATGTAATCAGCGTGAAACCGGTGAAGACGAGCCATCGTCGACGAGCGGCCGCCTAGGGATCTTCGTCCCACTGTACGCCATGCTGGCCGTCTGGACGATGGATACACCGCCCGGGCTGGCGATGCTCATCGCTGTGGGCGGAGGTATCGGAATGATCAGCACTGGTACCGTTGCGGGCCGCCTGCGGTCACGCCAGAACCGCTGATCGTCTGGTCGTGGCGGCTTGCGATGGATACGCGAGCCGCCACCGCTCAGGTCACGGCCGGCTCCTTCGCGGGCCGCTTCTTCCGCGGCCGGCCGCCCTTGCGTCCGTTCGCCCGGGCGGCCGCCGCCTTCCGCTCGCTGGTGGATGACCCGCCCCTGCTGGCGAACGCCTTGAGCATCGCGTCGCCCAGGATTTCTACGATGATCCCGGCCACGGCAATCCCCACATCGAGTTCCTCCCAGACCAATGCCTCTCCGAAGGGTTCGACCTCGACCTTGGCCAACTCCTCAGGGGTGTGCCCGGCAAGCTCGGAGAACATCGAGGGAGGGAACGCGAAGGCACTCCCCAGCTTCAGCTCTACCACGATCCGTCCCGTGGCCGGATCGTAATGCGCCGACTTGGCTTGCGGCTCCGTAAGCTCCGCGATGCGGGTCGCTTCGTCGGCCGCCGGCAGCATCGCGAAAATCTCTTCGTCAGTCAGGCTTGGGTAATC
It encodes the following:
- a CDS encoding AAA family ATPase, translated to MSRTALARRYRPRQFSEVATQEHVSETLRSAVQRDRVAHAYLFCGPRGVGKTTLARVLAMALNCPDRTDEGEPCGVCDSCERIWAGRTSLD
- a CDS encoding DUF2442 domain-containing protein, whose product is MDYPSLTDEEIFAMLPAADEATRIAELTEPQAKSAHYDPATGRIVVELKLGSAFAFPPSMFSELAGHTPEELAKVEVEPFGEALVWEELDVGIAVAGIIVEILGDAMLKAFASRGGSSTSERKAAAARANGRKGGRPRKKRPAKEPAVT